In Calorimonas adulescens, the following are encoded in one genomic region:
- a CDS encoding MATE family efflux transporter, which yields MDKENNQINNFTEGSIPKHLLSFSIPLFLGNILQALYNTVDSIWVGRFLGPQALAAVSVSFPIIFVLVALVTGITMATTVMVAQYVGAKKIDMVKKTVGNSLFLLIIASIVASTTGILLNRTLLRLINTPEEILPMASGYARIIFMGFIFMFGYNMTSAILMGLGDSKTPLRFLFYSTMINIVLDPIMIFGLGPIPKMGIQGAAIATILSQAISFVLALRYLDRNEHVISYKLRDIRYDRELTRLTIKIGLPAGIQQTVVALGNTLIMSIVNSFGVNVVAAFNAAQKLDSFAFMPSMSIGMASSTLTGQNMGAGKTERVKEVARWSEIIAVLITGIISVVFLLVPDKLLLLFTTDREVLNLGAQCLRTLAIAYVPFGLMWVFNGIIRGAGDTIITMIISIISLWVVRLPLSAYLSKTGLAQNGIWVGMSSGSILSAILSYAYYRSGRWKRRAIVRSSSGDETLENVDDVDLNFQ from the coding sequence ATGGATAAGGAAAACAATCAAATAAATAATTTTACGGAAGGTAGTATACCAAAGCATCTCTTGTCTTTTTCGATACCGTTATTTCTGGGAAACATATTGCAGGCACTTTATAATACGGTAGACAGCATATGGGTTGGCAGGTTTTTAGGGCCACAGGCTTTAGCCGCTGTGTCTGTGAGCTTTCCCATTATATTTGTGCTGGTTGCGCTTGTTACCGGTATTACTATGGCTACTACTGTAATGGTAGCACAATATGTAGGAGCCAAAAAGATTGATATGGTAAAGAAAACAGTAGGAAACTCGCTTTTTTTACTCATCATAGCGTCTATTGTAGCCTCTACAACAGGGATATTGCTTAACAGGACGCTCTTGAGGCTCATTAATACCCCAGAAGAAATCCTTCCTATGGCTTCAGGGTATGCACGCATAATCTTTATGGGGTTTATATTCATGTTTGGGTATAACATGACCAGTGCTATTTTGATGGGTCTGGGTGACTCTAAGACACCGCTTAGGTTTCTCTTTTATTCTACAATGATAAATATAGTACTTGATCCCATAATGATATTTGGTCTTGGTCCGATACCTAAAATGGGAATACAAGGAGCTGCAATAGCTACAATTTTATCTCAGGCCATATCTTTTGTTCTTGCTTTGAGGTATCTTGATAGAAATGAGCATGTCATAAGCTATAAGTTGCGTGATATAAGGTATGATAGGGAGCTGACAAGACTTACTATAAAAATTGGTCTTCCGGCAGGTATACAGCAAACTGTTGTAGCTCTGGGGAATACACTGATTATGTCTATTGTGAATAGTTTTGGTGTAAATGTGGTAGCGGCTTTTAATGCGGCACAAAAATTAGATTCTTTTGCTTTTATGCCATCAATGTCAATAGGAATGGCTTCCTCCACCTTGACAGGACAAAATATGGGTGCAGGTAAAACGGAAAGGGTTAAGGAGGTTGCCAGGTGGTCTGAGATTATTGCTGTTTTAATTACAGGTATAATTTCAGTTGTCTTTTTACTTGTACCGGATAAATTGCTGTTGCTCTTTACTACTGACAGGGAAGTGCTAAACTTGGGGGCGCAATGTTTGAGAACTCTGGCTATAGCCTATGTTCCATTTGGACTGATGTGGGTCTTTAACGGTATAATAAGAGGAGCTGGGGATACTATTATAACAATGATAATTTCTATTATCTCACTGTGGGTTGTAAGGCTTCCACTTTCCGCATACCTGTCAAAGACGGGTTTGGCCCAAAATGGTATCTGGGTTGGCATGTCGAGTGGTTCTATTTTAAGTGCAATCTTGAGCTATGCATATTATAGGTCTGGAAGGTGGAAAAGAAGAGCTATTGTAAGAAGTTCTTCAGGCGACGAGACACTGGAAAATGTCGATGACGTTGACCTGAATTTTCAGTAG
- a CDS encoding MarR family winged helix-turn-helix transcriptional regulator — MVIGDLNNEFSTFFINCSTWFRELTRESLNELGITSGQYKLLHIIKKSQPCRMSELSDNIHVSCGSATVMVNKLVEMGLTERMDSPKDRRVIYIKLTKAGESLIDEHKRIFNEILKRRLTKLTEEEQKILLDNVRELNHLLEKFL, encoded by the coding sequence ATGGTAATTGGAGATTTAAATAATGAGTTTAGTACATTTTTTATAAACTGCAGTACCTGGTTCCGTGAGCTTACCAGAGAGTCACTCAATGAGCTCGGGATAACATCAGGCCAATATAAATTATTGCACATAATAAAAAAGAGTCAGCCTTGCAGAATGAGCGAGCTCAGTGACAACATACATGTAAGTTGTGGCAGTGCCACTGTTATGGTGAACAAATTGGTAGAGATGGGTCTTACTGAAAGAATGGATTCCCCTAAAGATAGAAGGGTAATATATATAAAATTGACAAAAGCAGGTGAGTCACTGATAGATGAACACAAGAGGATATTTAACGAGATACTGAAAAGAAGACTGACCAAACTGACTGAAGAGGAACAAAAAATACTTCTTGACAATGTAAGAGAATTAAATCATTTACTGGAGAAATTTTTGTAG
- a CDS encoding adaptor protein MecA, producing the protein MKIEKINENKIRILITAADLKKKNIDINELYYDNTKAQSLFWELLYEAYIEESFDVDNAKLIVEVAPVSYDSFVIVVTRIPNSKPLWLSSKPPKSYLDNYYAFDTFDDLVILSKEIDGLFSGESSLYKYHNKYILSLNGYLTKKAQAILDEYGIKTSISSGILNEYGNLLIDKDVFEIINEYF; encoded by the coding sequence ATGAAAATAGAAAAAATAAATGAAAACAAGATTAGAATCCTAATAACCGCCGCAGATTTAAAGAAAAAAAACATAGATATAAATGAGTTATATTATGATAACACAAAAGCCCAATCACTTTTCTGGGAGCTGTTGTATGAAGCTTACATCGAAGAGAGTTTTGATGTAGATAATGCCAAGCTTATAGTAGAGGTTGCTCCAGTTTCCTATGACAGTTTTGTCATTGTGGTTACCCGTATCCCCAATTCAAAACCTCTATGGCTTTCCAGCAAGCCGCCAAAGAGCTACCTCGATAACTATTATGCCTTTGACACCTTTGATGACTTAGTTATTCTCTCCAAGGAAATAGATGGATTATTCTCTGGAGAAAGCAGCCTGTACAAATACCATAACAAATATATACTTTCATTGAACGGCTATCTTACCAAAAAGGCCCAGGCCATCCTGGACGAATATGGAATAAAAACCAGCATCTCTTCTGGAATACTGAATGAGTATGGAAATCTTTTAATAGATAAGGATGTTTTTGAAATAATAAATGAATATTTTTAG
- the pdaB gene encoding polysaccharide deacetylase family sporulation protein PdaB → MRIIYIEWGKLIKVCIVFVLVGVSLIYYNGLYTGIISVFAPQREIPIYCVDTPQKKVAITFDASWGAENTAKILDILDHYNAKATFFLVGIWVDDHPDMVKEIARRKHEIGNHSTSHPHMNSLSESEIEKELTITTEKIKALTGKDVKIFRPPFGEYNNRVVLTAKRLGYYVIQWDVDSLDWKGLSADAMADRILPKVKEGSIVLFHNDGEHTPEVLPTVLNELKERGYSFVTVSELIYKDNYYIDHRGMQHLQSNNLQ, encoded by the coding sequence ATGCGTATAATCTACATAGAATGGGGCAAATTGATCAAGGTCTGTATAGTATTTGTGCTTGTAGGTGTTTCCCTTATATATTACAATGGGTTATACACAGGCATCATATCTGTGTTTGCACCACAGAGAGAGATTCCCATATACTGTGTTGATACACCCCAGAAGAAGGTAGCGATAACCTTTGACGCCAGCTGGGGCGCTGAAAATACGGCTAAAATTTTAGATATACTCGACCATTATAACGCAAAAGCTACATTTTTTCTTGTGGGGATATGGGTGGATGATCATCCTGACATGGTAAAGGAGATAGCGAGAAGGAAGCATGAGATTGGTAACCATTCTACCTCTCACCCGCATATGAACAGCCTTTCTGAGTCTGAAATTGAAAAGGAGCTTACCATTACAACAGAAAAAATTAAGGCTTTAACCGGCAAGGACGTAAAGATATTCAGGCCTCCATTTGGGGAATATAACAACAGGGTTGTATTGACAGCTAAAAGGCTCGGTTATTATGTTATTCAGTGGGATGTGGATTCATTGGACTGGAAAGGCCTATCTGCCGATGCTATGGCTGACAGGATTTTACCAAAGGTTAAAGAAGGCTCTATAGTTTTATTTCACAATGATGGTGAGCATACCCCTGAGGTACTGCCGACCGTATTGAATGAGCTTAAAGAAAGAGGTTATAGCTTTGTGACTGTGTCCGAGTTAATATACAAGGACAACTACTATATAGATCATCGGGGAATGCAACATTTACAAAGTAACAACTTACAATGA
- a CDS encoding cell wall hydrolase, giving the protein MIRATTFLIVFFFAVSLIFLVGIQPVDAATRVHVVSKGETLYEIASWYGTTVNAIKQANNYWSDIIRPGQKLIIPASTSNSSGSRVHVVSKGETLYKIASWYGTTVNAIKQANNYWSDIIRPGQKLIIPTGASGSHGSASTLSSRDWSGRLSRSDIYLLAKLIYAEARGEPYEGQVAVGAVVLNRIKSPDFPNTVAGVIYQPLAFTAVSDGQIYLEPDSTALKAAEDAASGWDPSGGALYYYNPAMAQSKWIWSRPVIKKIGNHVFAK; this is encoded by the coding sequence ATGATAAGGGCCACTACTTTTTTGATTGTTTTTTTCTTCGCAGTTTCCCTTATCTTTTTGGTGGGAATACAACCAGTGGATGCCGCCACCAGGGTGCACGTGGTAAGCAAGGGTGAAACCCTTTATGAGATAGCGAGCTGGTATGGCACGACAGTGAATGCCATAAAACAGGCAAACAACTACTGGAGTGACATCATAAGGCCAGGCCAGAAGCTCATAATACCTGCAAGCACATCGAATTCATCAGGCAGCAGAGTGCACGTGGTGAGCAAGGGTGAGACTCTTTATAAGATAGCGAGCTGGTATGGCACGACAGTGAATGCCATAAAACAGGCAAACAACTACTGGAGTGACATCATAAGGCCAGGCCAGAAGCTTATAATACCAACCGGGGCATCAGGTTCACACGGAAGCGCTTCCACGCTTTCGTCAAGAGACTGGTCGGGAAGACTGAGTCGTAGTGACATATATTTACTGGCTAAACTTATTTATGCGGAAGCGAGGGGTGAACCTTATGAAGGTCAGGTAGCGGTAGGAGCTGTTGTGTTGAATAGGATTAAGAGCCCTGATTTTCCAAACACGGTGGCTGGAGTAATCTATCAGCCCTTAGCATTTACAGCAGTAAGTGACGGCCAGATATACTTAGAACCGGATTCCACTGCGTTAAAGGCAGCAGAGGATGCAGCAAGCGGATGGGACCCAAGCGGAGGAGCACTGTATTACTATAACCCTGCTATGGCACAATCAAAGTGGATATGGTCAAGGCCGGTTATTAAAAAGATTGGTAATCATGTCTTTGCAAAATAA
- a CDS encoding Mur ligase family protein, with product MAIISVVGRGGKTTIKTMIENVLDDVEVYEGVANKDCDLIVMAGMARPFKKEVIHFPHAFKMIVNADVNYRLKVPYASEVVDYGFSRKATVTASSVIQEDWSQTFTCCIQRSFNAINGSHVQPREFKVHINVPGKYNIYNTLASITVLLLLDTKDEIISDTLSKLKFVGNMEKLYDGEFSVIYNKISNPYQLFSVLESLSENEFNNLYIITDSFNCKSYGFIKKIADILREWYQIYSYTICMQNDNCTAYLKRLLQSYGIECLSDECGEAIRGILNRIGKGDMVLLLGDNNVIKKPWADFFNIEKE from the coding sequence ATGGCTATTATCTCTGTAGTAGGTAGAGGCGGGAAGACAACAATTAAGACAATGATAGAAAATGTACTTGATGATGTTGAGGTATATGAGGGTGTTGCAAATAAGGATTGTGACCTGATTGTAATGGCGGGCATGGCCAGGCCATTTAAGAAGGAGGTCATCCATTTTCCTCATGCCTTTAAGATGATAGTTAATGCAGATGTAAACTACAGGCTGAAAGTGCCTTATGCGAGTGAGGTTGTAGACTACGGATTCAGCAGAAAGGCTACAGTAACGGCATCCAGTGTGATTCAGGAAGACTGGAGCCAAACATTTACATGCTGCATACAGAGAAGTTTTAACGCAATAAACGGTAGTCATGTTCAGCCAAGAGAGTTTAAAGTGCATATAAATGTGCCTGGTAAATATAACATTTATAATACCTTAGCGTCAATAACGGTCCTTTTATTGTTAGACACCAAAGATGAAATAATATCAGACACGTTATCAAAATTAAAATTTGTTGGAAATATGGAAAAACTATATGATGGAGAATTCAGTGTGATATATAACAAGATAAGCAATCCCTATCAGCTTTTTTCCGTTCTTGAAAGTCTGAGTGAAAATGAATTTAATAATTTATATATAATAACAGATAGTTTTAACTGTAAAAGTTATGGCTTCATTAAAAAGATAGCTGACATATTGAGGGAATGGTATCAGATATATAGTTATACTATTTGTATGCAGAATGACAATTGCACAGCATACCTGAAGAGGCTTCTTCAAAGTTATGGCATAGAATGTTTGTCTGACGAATGTGGGGAAGCAATTAGAGGTATACTAAACCGCATTGGAAAAGGGGACATGGTTTTACTTTTAGGCGATAACAATGTCATTAAGAAACCATGGGCCGATTTTTTTAATATTGAGAAAGAATAA
- a CDS encoding single-stranded DNA-binding protein, translating into MLGSVVNTNVANISGSIASDFEFSHEIYGEQFYNFFIDVPRLSNTCDRLPVMVSERLLDGININIESRVAITGQIRSYNRVNSDGKGHLLLSIFCKDIKNSTEEDKIKNPNDIFLDGYLCKKPIYRTTPFGREICDILLAVNRMYNKSDYIPCIAWGRNARFCERLSVGTHVRIWGRFQSREYQKRLDDENVITRIAYEVSISKMEKLD; encoded by the coding sequence ATGCTAGGGAGCGTTGTAAATACTAATGTGGCCAATATCAGTGGTTCTATTGCCTCCGATTTTGAATTCAGTCATGAGATTTATGGGGAACAGTTTTATAATTTTTTTATTGATGTGCCAAGATTGTCCAATACATGTGATCGTCTGCCTGTCATGGTATCTGAAAGACTGTTGGATGGTATCAATATAAACATAGAGAGCAGGGTGGCTATCACTGGACAGATACGTTCCTATAATCGAGTTAATAGTGATGGAAAGGGTCACCTTTTGCTTTCGATATTTTGCAAAGATATAAAGAACTCTACAGAGGAAGATAAAATTAAAAATCCCAATGATATTTTCTTAGATGGATATCTGTGTAAGAAACCAATATACCGAACCACACCCTTTGGCAGAGAGATATGTGATATCTTGTTGGCTGTAAACAGGATGTATAATAAATCTGATTACATACCGTGCATAGCGTGGGGTAGAAATGCAAGGTTTTGCGAGAGGCTAAGTGTAGGTACTCATGTCAGGATATGGGGTAGATTTCAAAGCAGGGAATATCAAAAAAGGTTAGATGACGAAAATGTTATAACAAGGATTGCCTATGAGGTTTCTATCTCCAAAATGGAAAAATTGGATTAA
- the cobO gene encoding cob(I)yrinic acid a,c-diamide adenosyltransferase, which yields MKKGLVQVYTGNGKGKTTAAIGVGVRAVGRGYKVAMIQFLKSMDTGELRSLERISNDFKVYRFEEASKFFWEASDEEKEIMRRCEHKAFEFAKELCAKGEIDILILDEIMLAMYNKLLTVDEVCEFLKSKPDNIEVILTGRYAPQEILDLADLVTEMKPIKHPFEKGIPAREGIEF from the coding sequence ATGAAAAAGGGATTGGTGCAGGTATATACAGGGAACGGCAAGGGGAAAACCACAGCGGCTATTGGAGTAGGTGTAAGGGCTGTTGGAAGAGGGTACAAAGTTGCTATGATTCAGTTTTTAAAATCCATGGATACAGGAGAACTTAGGTCTTTGGAGAGGATTTCAAATGACTTTAAGGTATATCGTTTTGAGGAGGCTTCAAAGTTTTTTTGGGAGGCCAGTGATGAGGAAAAAGAGATAATGCGAAGATGCGAACATAAGGCCTTCGAGTTTGCAAAGGAGCTTTGTGCCAAAGGCGAAATAGATATACTTATCCTTGATGAGATAATGCTTGCAATGTATAACAAGCTTTTGACGGTTGATGAGGTTTGTGAGTTCTTGAAGAGTAAACCAGATAATATCGAGGTTATACTTACCGGACGGTATGCTCCACAGGAGATACTGGATCTTGCCGATCTTGTTACGGAAATGAAACCCATAAAGCATCCTTTTGAAAAGGGTATACCTGCCAGGGAAGGGATAGAGTTTTAA
- the dapD gene encoding 2,3,4,5-tetrahydropyridine-2,6-dicarboxylate N-acetyltransferase encodes MDAYELARYIGLARKKTPVKAYVNGDLHGITSDNVRTFGEGKLWILFGELSDVKKLLDDYSEKIKDYYLEIDRRNSALPLLDISELDARVEPGAIIREKVIIGKNAVIMMGAVINIGSKIGEATMIDMNAVIGARAIIGKNCHIGAGAVIAGVLEPPSASPVKIGDNVLVGANAVILEGVTVGDGAVVAAGSVVTHDVPPRVVVAGSPAKVIKEVDEKTEGKTKLMEDLRK; translated from the coding sequence ATGGATGCATACGAGCTGGCCAGGTACATAGGCCTGGCCAGAAAAAAAACTCCAGTAAAGGCCTACGTTAATGGAGACTTACATGGTATAACATCTGACAACGTAAGGACATTTGGAGAAGGAAAGCTATGGATTCTTTTTGGCGAACTCTCCGATGTGAAAAAATTGTTGGATGATTATAGTGAGAAGATAAAAGACTATTATCTAGAAATTGACAGGAGAAATTCAGCCCTACCGTTATTGGATATATCAGAGCTTGATGCAAGAGTTGAACCTGGGGCAATAATAAGAGAAAAGGTAATCATAGGCAAAAATGCTGTAATTATGATGGGTGCTGTGATAAATATAGGTAGTAAAATAGGTGAAGCTACCATGATTGATATGAACGCCGTCATAGGAGCGAGGGCAATAATAGGTAAAAATTGTCATATAGGTGCAGGAGCAGTGATAGCCGGTGTGCTTGAACCACCTAGCGCCAGTCCAGTAAAAATTGGAGATAACGTCCTCGTTGGTGCCAATGCTGTTATCTTAGAGGGAGTTACTGTGGGTGATGGTGCTGTAGTTGCCGCTGGATCTGTTGTTACCCATGATGTGCCACCGCGTGTTGTAGTTGCAGGAAGCCCTGCAAAAGTTATAAAAGAAGTGGATGAAAAAACAGAAGGTAAGACAAAACTCATGGAAGACTTAAGAAAATAG
- the dapB gene encoding 4-hydroxy-tetrahydrodipicolinate reductase has product MLKIIIQGISGKMGKTLYRIISEGKEHKVVAGISRSNAMLDIPIYHNLNEVKEKADVCIDFSNHSAVTGLLESAVKKKLPLVICTTGFTDDEMAAINDASKIIPVFQSFNTSIGVAATESLVSLAARLLRNFDVEIVEAHHNQKMDSPSGTAIMLARAIRDNTPEKNILKYGRYGHESREKNEIGIHSIRGGSIIGEHTVIFAGEGEMIEIKHTSLSRDIFAIGAIRAAEFIVNKVPGLYSMKDLLEEA; this is encoded by the coding sequence ATGCTAAAGATAATAATACAAGGTATAAGCGGAAAGATGGGTAAGACCCTGTACAGGATAATATCAGAAGGCAAAGAGCACAAGGTAGTTGCAGGAATAAGCAGAAGTAATGCCATGTTAGATATACCCATATATCATAATCTCAATGAGGTAAAAGAGAAAGCCGATGTCTGCATAGACTTTTCTAACCACTCTGCGGTCACCGGGCTTTTAGAAAGCGCTGTAAAAAAGAAACTTCCACTTGTAATATGTACCACAGGCTTTACTGACGACGAAATGGCTGCCATCAATGATGCTTCAAAGATTATACCTGTTTTTCAATCTTTCAATACATCAATAGGCGTAGCAGCCACAGAAAGTCTTGTCTCTTTAGCTGCCAGATTGTTAAGAAATTTTGATGTAGAGATAGTTGAGGCCCATCATAACCAGAAAATGGATTCACCCAGCGGTACTGCTATAATGCTTGCCAGAGCCATACGGGATAATACTCCTGAAAAAAATATACTGAAATACGGAAGATACGGTCATGAAAGTAGAGAAAAAAATGAGATTGGCATTCACTCCATAAGGGGGGGAAGTATTATCGGTGAACACACGGTTATCTTTGCAGGTGAAGGAGAAATGATTGAAATTAAGCACACATCTCTTTCGCGAGATATCTTTGCAATAGGAGCAATAAGAGCTGCTGAGTTTATAGTAAATAAGGTACCTGGACTTTATAGCATGAAAGACCTTTTAGAGGAGGCATGA
- the dapA gene encoding 4-hydroxy-tetrahydrodipicolinate synthase, producing MAVFKGSGVALVTPFTKDGVNFEVLDKLLDFHLKNSTDAIIACGTTGEASTMTDEEKNEVIKYTVNKINKKIPVIAGTGSNDTRHSIEMSIEAERLGADALLVITPYYNKTTQRGLIEHFTKIADSVHIPIIIYNVPGRTGLNIMPQTLAELKKHPNIVGVKEASGDISQIAEVARLCGEDFAIYSGNDDQVVPIMALGGLGVISVTANILPKDVHDMAVSFLEGNIKKSKDLQLKLNPLNKSLFIEVNPIPIKTAMNLIGMNVGPLRLPLTTMEPKNLEILKSRLTEYGFTVS from the coding sequence ATGGCCGTATTTAAGGGATCAGGCGTAGCACTGGTAACACCTTTTACCAAAGATGGTGTAAATTTTGAGGTACTGGATAAATTATTAGATTTTCATCTAAAAAATTCCACTGATGCCATCATAGCATGTGGTACTACCGGAGAGGCATCAACGATGACCGATGAAGAAAAGAATGAGGTAATTAAATATACAGTGAATAAAATAAACAAGAAAATACCTGTCATTGCTGGCACCGGCTCTAATGACACGAGACACAGCATAGAGATGAGCATAGAGGCTGAAAGACTAGGGGCTGACGCTTTACTGGTGATAACACCATACTATAATAAGACAACACAAAGGGGGCTTATAGAGCATTTTACAAAAATAGCAGATTCAGTACACATCCCAATCATCATATATAATGTACCAGGAAGAACCGGCCTCAATATAATGCCACAAACTTTAGCCGAACTTAAAAAACATCCAAATATTGTGGGTGTAAAGGAGGCCAGTGGAGATATCAGTCAGATAGCCGAAGTGGCAAGGCTCTGTGGTGAGGATTTCGCAATATATTCCGGTAACGATGATCAAGTGGTGCCTATCATGGCTTTAGGTGGATTAGGTGTCATATCCGTTACGGCAAATATTCTTCCAAAAGATGTGCATGATATGGCTGTAAGCTTCTTAGAGGGCAATATAAAAAAGAGCAAAGATCTGCAGTTAAAGCTAAATCCACTAAATAAGTCTCTCTTTATAGAGGTAAACCCTATACCAATAAAAACTGCCATGAACCTCATTGGTATGAATGTGGGCCCCTTAAGGTTGCCTCTCACTACTATGGAACCCAAGAATTTAGAGATCCTAAAATCAAGGCTCACAGAATACGGGTTTACAGTCAGCTGA
- a CDS encoding aspartate-semialdehyde dehydrogenase, whose product MYNVAVVGATGMVGRTFIKVLEERNFPIKNLYLFASKKSEGTLLEFKGKLYSVEELKEDSFDRGIDIALFSAGASTSKVFAPIAASKGCIVVDNSSQWRMDKKVPLVVPEVNPNDIKWHNGIIANPNCSTIQMVVALKPLHDIYRIKRVVVSTYQAVSGAGKKGVDDLKGTMNGEKPKQFPYPIYNNCLPHIDDFLNNGYTKEEMKMVNETKKIMNDDRIKVTATTVRVPVENGHSESINVEFYKDFDLDEVRSLLSSAPGVVVMDDPQNRIYPLATIASGHDEVYVGRIRRDDTVDYGLNMFVVADNVRKGAATNAVQIAELLVKEGLVHGRI is encoded by the coding sequence ATGTACAATGTAGCAGTAGTAGGAGCAACGGGAATGGTAGGTAGGACATTTATAAAGGTATTGGAGGAAAGAAATTTCCCAATAAAAAACCTGTATCTTTTTGCTAGTAAGAAATCAGAGGGCACACTCTTGGAGTTTAAGGGTAAACTATACAGCGTAGAAGAACTAAAAGAGGATTCATTTGACAGGGGTATAGATATAGCTCTTTTTTCTGCCGGTGCCTCAACCAGCAAGGTATTTGCTCCCATAGCAGCATCAAAAGGGTGCATTGTGGTAGATAACAGCAGCCAATGGAGGATGGATAAAAAAGTCCCATTGGTAGTACCTGAGGTAAATCCAAATGACATAAAATGGCACAACGGTATCATAGCTAACCCGAATTGTTCTACTATACAAATGGTTGTAGCTTTAAAGCCGCTGCATGACATCTATAGAATAAAAAGGGTTGTGGTGTCCACCTATCAGGCAGTATCAGGAGCCGGGAAGAAAGGAGTAGACGACCTAAAAGGGACCATGAATGGTGAAAAGCCAAAACAGTTCCCCTATCCTATATACAATAACTGCCTACCGCACATAGATGATTTCTTAAACAATGGCTATACTAAGGAAGAAATGAAGATGGTAAATGAGACCAAAAAGATAATGAACGATGATAGGATCAAAGTTACGGCTACCACAGTAAGAGTACCTGTAGAAAATGGCCACAGCGAGTCTATCAATGTTGAGTTCTACAAAGACTTTGACTTAGACGAGGTGCGAAGTCTATTGTCTTCCGCACCAGGTGTGGTTGTTATGGACGATCCTCAAAACAGGATATATCCCCTGGCAACCATTGCTTCTGGCCATGACGAGGTATATGTGGGAAGGATAAGAAGAGATGATACTGTGGATTATGGACTTAATATGTTTGTGGTTGCAGATAATGTAAGAAAAGGTGCAGCCACCAATGCAGTACAGATTGCTGAATTATTAGTAAAGGAGGGATTAGTCCATGGCCGTATTTAA
- a CDS encoding GRP family sugar transporter — MAYLALAGRIILLGMERLIVKGLGNDGDNVEGVFVFFGLGALFLLPFAIGESPDNYTFLLFAFSSGLLYSLANIFYFKSLNIGEISLVTPIGNLSIFFLFVLSVLFLHEKFTFFKVLGIILIFYGTSTLKQEGNFIKSLRAIIYDRSCLYMLIYSFLVANGRIIDKEAGNIASPMLYSFTVYVFVALIMLIYLLLNGRLKDIVGILKNKTLYSIASGFTNAFTYLFLLVAIRTIEVSVAEPLSMLSTIISVTLGSLILKENVQGRITGVILTIAGGWMILL; from the coding sequence ATGGCATACTTAGCTTTGGCTGGAAGAATAATACTACTTGGCATGGAAAGATTAATCGTAAAGGGTCTGGGCAATGATGGTGATAATGTGGAGGGTGTCTTTGTATTTTTTGGTCTTGGAGCTCTTTTTTTACTGCCGTTCGCTATTGGTGAATCACCGGATAACTATACTTTTTTGCTATTTGCTTTTTCTAGTGGGTTATTATACTCTTTGGCCAACATCTTTTACTTTAAGTCTTTAAATATAGGGGAAATATCTCTCGTTACACCAATTGGTAACCTCAGCATATTCTTTCTCTTTGTATTATCAGTACTTTTTTTACATGAAAAGTTTACATTTTTTAAGGTGCTGGGAATAATACTGATTTTCTACGGCACATCAACCCTAAAGCAGGAGGGCAATTTTATAAAGTCGCTGAGAGCCATCATATATGACAGGTCTTGCTTGTATATGCTTATATATAGCTTCCTTGTGGCAAACGGCAGGATTATTGACAAGGAGGCAGGAAACATTGCAAGTCCTATGCTTTATTCATTTACGGTTTATGTGTTTGTTGCATTGATAATGCTTATCTATCTATTACTTAATGGGAGGCTAAAGGATATAGTTGGCATTCTCAAGAATAAGACTTTGTATTCCATAGCCAGTGGATTCACCAATGCCTTTACATATTTATTTCTTTTAGTTGCCATCAGAACCATCGAGGTGAGTGTGGCTGAGCCTCTCTCTATGCTCTCAACTATAATAAGTGTTACCTTGGGATCTTTGATTTTAAAAGAAAATGTACAAGGCAGGATAACTGGGGTGATACTTACTATAGCAGGGGGATGGATGATACTATTATAA